The following proteins are encoded in a genomic region of Papaver somniferum cultivar HN1 unplaced genomic scaffold, ASM357369v1 unplaced-scaffold_10, whole genome shotgun sequence:
- the LOC113326233 gene encoding expansin-like A2: MNHNLSVRVDKSSKKPDHLVLTFLNQGGQTGIYMVTVYAQNNFTRVERDMDHKRGAVWEMKNALQGSLSFRLFVYSGYDRSFVYSNKDLPADWKVGKIYDLGVQMNDRIDKRDGCIPNCTD; this comes from the coding sequence ATGAACCACAATCTGTCGGTAAGAGTAGATAAAAGCAGCAAGAAACCTGATCATTTAGTACTTACATTCCTCAACCAAGGTGGCCAAACAGGAATCTATATGGTAACAGTCTATGCACAAAATAACTTCACTAGGGTCGAGAGAGATATGGACCATAAACGTGGAGCAGTCTGGGAAATGAAGAACGCCCTTCAAGGAAGTCTAAGTTTTAGATTGTTTGTATACAGTGGATATGATCGATCTTTTGTATACTCCAACAAAGATTTGCCAGCTGACTGGAAAGTTggaaagatttatgatttgggtgtTCAGATGAATGATCGTATAGACAAGCGAGATGGCTGCATCCCTAATTGCACCGATTGA